DNA sequence from the Geitlerinema sp. PCC 9228 genome:
ATCGCCCAACGCGTCGTTTTTATAGCAAAACTCCACCAATGGTCGCGGCAGCACTTTCCCCAAGGGCAATCCGGTTTGCCGGCACAAGCTACCAGCGGCTATATTGCGCACAATGGCTTCGATGGGCACAATATCCACCCGCCACACCCGCATTTGAGCGGCAGCGGGCGAATCGATGAAGTGCGTGGGCATCCCCGCCGCCTGCAACAGCTGAAACAAACGCGTGGAAATTTTGCAATTCATTTCCCCTTTACCAACGATTTGCCCCCGTTTTTGGGCATTAAAAGCCGTGGCATCATCTTTAAAGCACACCAGCAAAACATCCGGATCGTCGGTTTGGTATACGATTTTGGCTTTCCCTTCGTACAGTTTTTCGTAAGCTGACATAAGAAGTTGTTGAGAGTGATTGAAATGACCAAAAAATCAAGGCGTACCTAGCGGCCGAACCTGGGAGATATAATTGGTTGTTTTCTCCCATGCCCCCATGCGCCCATGCCCAACTACCGCCCTACTTGAGATTGAATGGGCAAGATCCATTCCTGTTGTTGTTGGTTCCACAGGGGAATTTCTGTCTCGCCAACAATGTAAGGTCCCCAGTAGCGGCGAGAACCATCTTGGGCAAACACAACCAGAATATCACCCGATCGCAGGCGCAGATCGGCTTCGGGGAGCGCTAGAATCGTCCCGCGTACCCGTCCTTCTTGAGGCGCAAAATCCCAGTGGATAGGTTCTTTGGGCGTCTCGGAACTGCCGGTATAACGCCGCAAAACCACGCGCACGGGATGGGAAGACCGGTTGCTCACCCGCAGGGTTCCGGTTTTCCCTTCTATTGGGGAAGAAACCCTTTCGGCAGCTGGTTCGGGAAGTTCTATGGTGGGTACAGGGGGCAGTAAAGGAAGTAAGGGCGGTACGATGGGCGATGGCGAGGCAGTTGACATGCGAACGGCAACCACCCAATGCCGCATCAATACAATCGCGCCAGCCAGCAGCAGGCAAGAAATCGCGATCGCGAGAATTGCTCGTTTGGAACCAGATCGAAGCCAACGTTTGAACTTCATCGACGATGAAATACCACAAAAGGTTAGCGAAACGTGGGAAAAGCTTCCCGGGTTAGGGTGCTATTCTAAAAAAAACGGAGCGAGTAGTGGCTCGTGGGTTGGTTGGTGGTGCTTTCATGCGCTGCAGCCAAAGAAGGATTCTGTGGGGTAGGGGAGAGCAAATATGCAAGATACGCGCTTGAACGGTTTGATTCGTTTGTTGGTCCGGCAGTGGTTGGGATGGTTGCGCAATCCGTGGCGGCGAATTTCACTAGCAGCGATCGCTGTATTGTTTGGATTTTTTCTGGGAACGGCTGTTTCTACCATAGCGGGT
Encoded proteins:
- the purC gene encoding phosphoribosylaminoimidazolesuccinocarboxamide synthase, coding for MSAYEKLYEGKAKIVYQTDDPDVLLVCFKDDATAFNAQKRGQIVGKGEMNCKISTRLFQLLQAAGMPTHFIDSPAAAQMRVWRVDIVPIEAIVRNIAAGSLCRQTGLPLGKVLPRPLVEFCYKNDALGDPLLTRDRLQMLELAAPEQIQTMENYCLQINEILGDFFNECGITLVDFKLEFGIVPPTAGPTSPFAAGTLLLADEISPDTCRLWQQSEDDPQKRVLDKDRFRQNLPDVEAAYQQVLDRVTGH